Proteins co-encoded in one Alphaproteobacteria bacterium PA2 genomic window:
- the atpC gene encoding ATP synthase F1 subunit epsilon produces MAAKLHFSLVSPERELFSGEVDQVDAPGAEGDFGVLPGHAPFMTALREGPVRVFSGGSTTTYEVQGGFADVTPAGLTILAERATEV; encoded by the coding sequence ATGGCCGCCAAGCTTCACTTCTCCCTGGTCTCTCCGGAACGCGAGCTGTTTTCCGGAGAGGTCGACCAGGTTGATGCGCCAGGCGCAGAGGGCGACTTCGGCGTCCTGCCGGGCCATGCGCCCTTCATGACGGCCCTCAGGGAAGGTCCGGTCCGGGTTTTCTCCGGCGGATCCACCACGACCTATGAAGTCCAGGGCGGGTTCGCCGACGTGACCCCCGCAGGTCTGACTATTTTAGCGGAACGGGCGACTGAAGTTTAA
- a CDS encoding alpha/beta hydrolase, which translates to MNSSKPPVIMVHGAFCAGWTFDNFRKPFEQAGHRVECPDLKGHAEGGGRDATVGVSMSDYAREIAELCRRSPEPPILVGHSMGGLVAQLAARRARVKALVLLAPSPPWGVASSSIEEASTAFGLHLLGPFWMQAVTPDRSLMRNFSLDRMEQAERSLVLDRLCRESGRALWETLNWWLDPFMTTSLGVGPISAPSLVMVGARDVVHPPMTARMTAERIGAQYLELPGMSHWLPGEEGWEDVAGHALAWLGQTVEAA; encoded by the coding sequence ATGAACTCCTCAAAGCCGCCAGTCATCATGGTGCATGGCGCCTTCTGCGCCGGCTGGACCTTCGATAACTTCCGCAAGCCCTTTGAACAGGCGGGGCACCGGGTGGAATGCCCTGATCTCAAGGGGCATGCCGAGGGCGGGGGCCGGGACGCCACGGTTGGCGTCTCCATGTCGGACTATGCCCGCGAGATCGCCGAGCTTTGCCGCCGATCGCCGGAGCCGCCGATCCTGGTCGGGCATTCCATGGGAGGTCTCGTAGCCCAGCTTGCAGCCCGTCGGGCAAGGGTGAAGGCCCTGGTTCTGCTCGCCCCCTCGCCGCCCTGGGGTGTCGCGAGCTCGTCCATTGAAGAGGCCTCAACCGCCTTTGGTCTGCACCTGCTGGGGCCGTTCTGGATGCAGGCTGTGACGCCGGATCGCAGCCTCATGAGGAATTTCAGCCTCGACCGCATGGAACAGGCGGAGCGCAGCCTGGTCCTGGACCGACTATGCCGGGAAAGCGGGCGCGCCCTCTGGGAAACCCTGAACTGGTGGCTGGATCCTTTCATGACCACCAGCCTGGGAGTCGGACCGATTTCAGCGCCCAGCCTGGTCATGGTGGGGGCCAGGGATGTAGTGCACCCGCCCATGACCGCCCGGATGACCGCAGAGCGTATTGGCGCCCAATACCTTGAGCTTCCCGGCATGAGCCACTGGTTGCCGGGGGAGGAAGGCTGGGAAGACGTGGCAGGCCATGCCCTGGCCTGGCTGGGTCAGACGGTAGAGGCCGCCTGA
- a CDS encoding RNA pyrophosphohydrolase: MTDTSAYRPNVGVVLFHGDGRVWMGRRAGTPEPYNWQFPQGGVDEGEELEAAAFRELQEETGIRSASLLGRTADWLTYDFPAHHASSKVYKGWKGQKQIWFALRFEGADHEIDLGQHGVPEFDAWRWGALDEAPGLVVPFKRPIYETVQQTFAHFAR, translated from the coding sequence GTGACCGACACCAGCGCCTACCGCCCCAATGTCGGGGTCGTCCTGTTTCATGGAGACGGCCGGGTCTGGATGGGTCGTCGCGCCGGCACGCCCGAGCCCTATAACTGGCAGTTTCCGCAAGGGGGCGTGGATGAGGGCGAAGAGCTGGAGGCTGCCGCCTTCCGGGAGCTCCAGGAGGAGACCGGCATCCGGTCAGCAAGCCTGCTGGGGCGCACCGCAGACTGGCTGACCTATGACTTCCCGGCCCATCACGCGTCTTCAAAGGTCTACAAGGGGTGGAAGGGCCAGAAGCAGATATGGTTCGCCCTGCGATTTGAGGGCGCCGACCATGAGATCGACCTTGGGCAGCACGGGGTTCCCGAATTTGACGCCTGGCGATGGGGCGCCCTGGATGAAGCACCTGGATTGGTCGTGCCCTTCAAGCGGCCGATATATGAAACTGTTCAGCAAACCTTCGCTCATTTTGCGCGATAG